CGCAGCCGATCGGCCGGTGGACAGGCTATCCTGCTTCGGCGAGACAGGGGAGGAGCACGAGAGGGGCGGCCCGCGGCCGAGATGGAGACGACGATGAGCAGCCTTCCCCGGGATCCAGGGCGGTGCCGCGGATGAGCCGCGCCGCGGCGGCCCCGCGCCCCTCCCTGATCCGCGCCGCCATCGCCGTCTCGCCGCGCAGCCTCAGCCTCGGCGAAGGCCTGCGCGCCGCCGCCTCCTGCGCCGTCGTGGTCGCCATCGGCAGCCTGCTGCAAGCGCCGATCCTGGCCTGGGCCGCGATCGCCGCGTTCTGGACCTGCCTGGCCGACCCCGGCGGGCCGAACCGCGACCGGGTGCGGGCGCTGGCCGGCTTCTCGCTCCTGTCCGGCGCCTTCGCGGTCGCCGGCGCCGCGGCCTCCGCCCAGGGCTGGCCCTGGGCCACGGCAATCGTGTTCCTCTGCGCCCTCATCGGCAGCGCGGTCCGGGTCTACGGCGCCGCCGCGCGGCAGATCGGCACGCTGGCGGTGGTGGCCTGCGTCGTCGCGGTCGACCACCACACCCCCACCCCGGCGGCGCTGGGCGAGTTCGCCGCCGCCTATCTCGGCGGCTGCGCCTGGGCGATGCTGCTGGCCCTGTCGATCTGGCGCATCCATCCCTTCCGGCCGGCCCGGGAGGGCGTCGCCACCGTCTATCGCAGCCTCGCCGCCATGACCGCCGGCCTCGCCCGGCTCGACGCCGGCGCCGCCCCGCGCGACTGGGTGCTGCACGCGCAGCGCTACCGCCACGCCGTGCGCAGCGCGATCGAGACCGGGCGGGCGACGCTGGACCGCACCCTGCGAGGCCGCGGCCTGGCCGCCCCGCTGGAGCGGCTGCTGCTGGCGCTGGACCGGGCCGAGCGGGTCTTCGCCCGGCTGATCGCGCTGAGCGAGCTGCGCCAGCATGCGTCCGGCTCCGGCCCGCAGGAGCGGCTGGCGCTGCGACGCCTGGCGATGGTGCTGTACCGCCAGGCCCATGCCTTCGCGGCCGGGCGCGAGGACGGCGCCCCGTGGCGGCGGTCGCTGGACCGGCTGGACGGGCTGATCGGGACGCTGGACGACGGGCCGGTCGCGGCCGGGCTGCGCGCCATCGTCGACCAGCTGCGCTCGGCCGGCGAGACGCCGGAGGTCCGGGCCCGGCCCGCCGCCCGGCAGCCCTGGCTGGCGCCGCTGCGGGCGCAGCTGAGCTGGCGGTCGGAGGTGCTGCGCCACGCCCTGCGTTGCGCCGTCGCCACCGCCGGGGCGGTGATGCTGAGCCACATCCTCGGCCTGCCCTACGCCTATTGGATGGCGATGGCGGTGGTGCTGGTGCTGCAGCCCTCGGTGGCGACCACCTGGCCGCGCGCGCTGGAACGGGCGGTCGGCAGCGTGCTCGGCGGCGCGCTGGCGGCCCTGCTCGGCCTGGTGCTGCACACGCCCCTCGCCCTGACCGCCGCGGTGTTCCCGCTGGCGATCGCGACCATGGCGGTGCGCTCGGTCAATTACGGCCTGTTCGTCTTCTTCCTGACCCCGCTCTTCGTGCTGGTGATCGAGCTGTCGCAGCCGGGTACGAGCGAGCCGGCCCTGGCCTGGATGCGGGCGCTCTACAACGTGCTGGGCAGCGCCATCGGCGTGCTCGGAGGCCTGCTGCTGTGGCCGAGCCGCGAGGACCGGCAGCTGCGCCCGGCCCTGGCCGCGGCGATCGAGGCCAATGGCCGCTACGCCGCCCTGGCCTTCGCGCCGGACCGCGACGAGGCGGCGATCGAGGCGGCGCGGCGCGCCGCCGGCCTGGCCAGCGGCAATGCCGAGGCGGCGCACGGCCGCACCCTGCTGGAGGCCTGGTGGCAGCGCGACGCGCTGGACGCGGCGCTGAGCATCGTCATCCTGGCGCGCCAGCTGGCCGGCGCCGCCACCGCCGCCTGGCTGCACCGGCCGGAGGCCGGGGATGCGGCGTTCGGGCAATGGATCGCCGCCGAGACCGCGGCCCTGGCCGAGGCCCTGCGCCACGGCACCGCGCTGCCCGCCGCCGCCGCTCCGCCGCCGGGCGGCGCGGCCGAGGACTCCGAGCGGTCACGCCTGCTGCAGGAGATCCTGCTGCTGCGCGCGGCAACGGAGCACCTGGTGCCGGGATAGCTGAGCACACCGCGTGATGATGGATACCGGCGAGCTCGCCGCCGGGCCTCCCTTCTCTTCCGAAAGCCGTCATTGCGAGGAGGCGAAGCCGACGAAGCAATCCATGCCTCCGCTCTTGCTGCCCTGGATTGCTGGCCGTTCAATCGAATGTCGGCTAGGCTACAGTATTGTGAGAAGGTTCGCAGAAGAGCTCTGGCTCATGGAGGATAGGAAGAGTGCGCGATCCGTCATACAAGACGCGATCGCCGCCCAAGATTGGACG
The sequence above is a segment of the Inquilinus sp. Marseille-Q2685 genome. Coding sequences within it:
- a CDS encoding FUSC family protein; translated protein: MSRAAAAPRPSLIRAAIAVSPRSLSLGEGLRAAASCAVVVAIGSLLQAPILAWAAIAAFWTCLADPGGPNRDRVRALAGFSLLSGAFAVAGAAASAQGWPWATAIVFLCALIGSAVRVYGAAARQIGTLAVVACVVAVDHHTPTPAALGEFAAAYLGGCAWAMLLALSIWRIHPFRPAREGVATVYRSLAAMTAGLARLDAGAAPRDWVLHAQRYRHAVRSAIETGRATLDRTLRGRGLAAPLERLLLALDRAERVFARLIALSELRQHASGSGPQERLALRRLAMVLYRQAHAFAAGREDGAPWRRSLDRLDGLIGTLDDGPVAAGLRAIVDQLRSAGETPEVRARPAARQPWLAPLRAQLSWRSEVLRHALRCAVATAGAVMLSHILGLPYAYWMAMAVVLVLQPSVATTWPRALERAVGSVLGGALAALLGLVLHTPLALTAAVFPLAIATMAVRSVNYGLFVFFLTPLFVLVIELSQPGTSEPALAWMRALYNVLGSAIGVLGGLLLWPSREDRQLRPALAAAIEANGRYAALAFAPDRDEAAIEAARRAAGLASGNAEAAHGRTLLEAWWQRDALDAALSIVILARQLAGAATAAWLHRPEAGDAAFGQWIAAETAALAEALRHGTALPAAAAPPPGGAAEDSERSRLLQEILLLRAATEHLVPG